Below is a genomic region from Clostridiales bacterium.
ATTGGCAGGAAGACCATATCATGTGGATCGCGAGATAAATCACGGCATTGATACATTAATAACAAGTTTAGGCCTTTGTGTATTAACAGAAGATAGTGTATCTAATAAGTCTTTGCCAAAACGACCATTGCGTGTGGTGGATCAATGGATGTTTCATTCAAGGTTGTACGCTGCGGCAGATTTTGTTGCAAAAAGAGATGATTTGGAGTTGGTACAGATGAACTCATTTGGTTGTGGGGTTGATGCTGTTACTACAGATCAGGTAGAAGAAATATTAGAAAGCTTTGGGAAAATGTACACATTAATAAAGATTGATGAAGTAAATAATTTAGGTGCGGTAAAGATACGTCTTAGATCTCTTATAGCAAGTATGAAAAAAAGAATAAAAGATTTAAGTGTAGGTGATTATGCTAATAGTAGAAAAAAATTTACAAAAGAAATGAAAAGTGATTATACAATACTTATACCGCAAATGGCACCAATACATTTTGAGTTTTTAGAGCCGATATTGCAAAGTGCAGGGTATAAGGTAAAGTTATTAAAAGACTGTACAGCTAAGACAATTGAGAAAGGATTAAAGTATGTAAATAACGATGCATGTTATCCATCTATTATAACGACAGGACAGTTTATTGAGGCTTTGGAAAGTGGAGAGTATGATAAAAATAAGATAGCACTTTTGATGTCTCAAACTGGAGGAGGATGTAGAGCAACCAATTACATAGGTTTTATAAGAAAAGCCTTAAAAGATGCGGGTTTTGAGAATGTACCTGTTATATCATTTAGTGCAAAACAACTTGAAAAAAATAGTGGGTTTAAATTAGGAATAAAGTTGGCAAAAAAACTTTTAGTAGGGATGATATATGCAGATTTACTGCAGAGAATGCTTTATAAAAATAGAGTGTATGAGAAAAACAAAGGAGAGAGTAAAAAGATATTTGATGTGTGGATGAAAAAGGCAATAGATTTGACTATTACTGGTAATAGGAAAAGTATCTCAAGGAGTATATACGAAATAGTAGATGATTTTGAAAGAATAGAGTGGGTTGAAAATATAGTTAAGCCTAAGGTAGGCATAGTAGGAGAAATACTTATAAAGTATCATCCTTTTGGTAACAATAATATAATAGATATGTTAGAACAAGAGGGCGCAGAAGTTGTTATGCCAGATTTTATGGGTTTTATAAAATTTATGGCAACTGATTCGTATTTTGCACATAAGATGTTTAATAGAAATATTGTGCAAGCGCTACTTAGTAAGTCAGCAATAAAAATTATAGATATATTTGAGAAAGATGTGAGAAATGCGATTGCTCATTCTCAAAAAGGATATCTTCCAACGTGTGATATATGGCATTTGGCAAGAAATGTGAAAAAGGTATTATCTACTGGTAACCAGAGTGGAGAAGGATGGTTTTTAACGGCAGAGATGATAGAGTATATGGAAAATGATATACCTAATGTAGTGTGTGTACAACCATTTGCGTGTTTACCTAACCACGTTGTAGGTAAGGGAGTAATAAAAACAATGAGGGATATGTACCCTGATGCTAATATAGTGGCTGTAGATTATGACCCTGGTGCTAGTGAAACTAATCAGGTTAATAGATTAAAGCTTTTGATGACTGTTGCAAAAGATAATATATCTTAGGAAAAATTGAAAATACATTAAAAAATTTAAGAGAAGTTGTAAAATTAAAAATACACTGAAAAATATATGCTTGCGAAGGGGAATTATAGCTCTCGAAAGCATATATTTTTTATTAAATCTTTCCTTACAATACATAAATATAAAAAAAATAGTTGACTTTGAGGATATATTGGTATATTATATATATAAATACACATAACGATGCTATGTGTAGCATGACATTGTTGTCGAAAAAAATATAGAAGGGTGATTTAGGTATGAGAAGGATAATTAAATTTACAAGTGTATATGCTAAGTTAAAACATATACTAGATGGTTATAGGCTTATTTATGCTTGTAAGAGGAAGAAAGAACAAAAGGCAATAGAACTAATTGAGAAAGGAGCATTTGTTAATTTAAAGTATGTGTTTGGAAAAAGTGCTTTGGAGCAGGCTTACAGATGGAAAATGTGGGGGGTTATAAAAAGATTAGTTTTAGCAGGAGCTGATATTGAGGCAAAAGATAAGGCTGGAAATACGTTATTGGTGTGTGCATGTGAAGCTGGAAGAATAGATATTGTTAAGGTATTAATTGAAAGAGGAGTTGACGTTAAGGCAAAAGATATTGAGCTATTATTTAAAGAAGGAGCCAATATTAAAGCAAAGGATAAAAATGAATTATTGATGTATGCATGTCGAACTGGAAGAATAGAAATTGTTGATTTATTAATTGAAAAAGGAGCCGATATTGAGGCAAAAGATGAGGCTGGGGATACTCCAGTAGTATATGCATGTAAAGCTGGAAGAATAGATATTGTTAAAGTATTAATTGAAAAAGGAGTCGGTGTTGAGGCAAGAGATATTGAGCTATTATTTAAAGAAGGAGTCAATATTAAAGAAGAGGATAAAAATGAATTATTGATGCATGCATGTCGAACTGGGAAGAGTGAGATTGCTAGGACGTTAACCAACAAAGGAGTAGAAGGTGATGCGG
It encodes:
- a CDS encoding ankyrin repeat domain-containing protein, which codes for MRRIIKFTSVYAKLKHILDGYRLIYACKRKKEQKAIELIEKGAFVNLKYVFGKSALEQAYRWKMWGVIKRLVLAGADIEAKDKAGNTLLVCACEAGRIDIVKVLIERGVDVKAKDIELLFKEGANIKAKDKNELLMYACRTGRIEIVDLLIEKGADIEAKDEAGDTPVVYACKAGRIDIVKVLIEKGVGVEARDIELLFKEGVNIKEEDKNELLMHACRTGKSEIARTLTNKGVEGDAADDIKPLIRKRADSQTDLDNLDMLLISACKMGERKIAEGLIERGANVNTVDNLGKTPLMYACEAGDDEFAIELVEKGADITQESGGITPFMYMIKAGKMKTVSQFIDKGKENSKRNQDKKRLEKVNKPNKIFEVEAMNI